GCTCCTCAACCATCAGGTCGATGAAGCGGCGGACAGGTGGTTCCAGCAGGCGCTTGTCGGGATAGAGCGTGACGATCTTTGCGTCGTCGGTTTCGAGGTCGGCCAGGATCTGCCGAAGGCGGCCGGCAGCGAGATCGTCGGTGACGAGAAAATCGGGTAGCAGCGCGATGCCCAGCCCCGCCAGGGCGGCGTCGCGGATCGCCTCGCCGCTGTCGAGCCTCAGGCGGCTGCGGCCTTGCGCCTTGATCCAGGAACCGCCTTTCCCGCGAAAGCGCCAGCCCTGCCTTTGATTGCGGCCGGCGAAGATCAAGCAGTCATGGACCGCGAGATCGTCGATATCGCGCGGCTCGCCGCGCTCGGCAAGGTAGGACGGTGAGGCGCAGAGGCGCGCCTTGTAGGTGGCGATCACGCGCGAGACCAGGCGGGTGTCCGACACCGTCGCCGTCGCGCCGATCCGGATCGCCAGATCGAAGCCTTCCTCGACAATGTCGGCCAGGCGATCAGTGAAGCTCACTTCGACCTGGATGTCGGGCCAGGCCCGAAGATATTTTTCAAGCAAAGGCAGCACGACGAGCCGCCCGAAAGCATCGGGAACGGCAAGCCGGAGAACGCCTCGCGGCGTGCTGTTCTGCCCCGCCACGCTCGCTTCC
The nucleotide sequence above comes from Rhizobium indicum. Encoded proteins:
- a CDS encoding LysR family transcriptional regulator — encoded protein: MPRTNLNDILIFMAVVDAGSFIAGGQAMGLSRSAAGKAVIRLEDRLGARLLNRTTRTLSLTDEGRMFYERGLQILVSVDEAEASVAGQNSTPRGVLRLAVPDAFGRLVVLPLLEKYLRAWPDIQVEVSFTDRLADIVEEGFDLAIRIGATATVSDTRLVSRVIATYKARLCASPSYLAERGEPRDIDDLAVHDCLIFAGRNQRQGWRFRGKGGSWIKAQGRSRLRLDSGEAIRDAALAGLGIALLPDFLVTDDLAAGRLRQILADLETDDAKIVTLYPDKRLLEPPVRRFIDLMVEELGHG